The proteins below come from a single Streptococcus canis genomic window:
- a CDS encoding RidA family protein, which yields MKTIRRYDVNEEWAHTGLVEAGDFYFLNYCVGNVGQDIESQINGAFDEMERRLGLVGLSLEAVVQMDCLFRDVWNVPVMEKIMKERFNGKYPARKSIQTEFAHHGGPEGLLFQVDGVAYSKHIPIT from the coding sequence ATGAAAACAATTAGACGTTATGACGTTAATGAAGAATGGGCTCATACGGGTCTTGTAGAAGCAGGAGACTTTTACTTTTTAAATTACTGTGTTGGCAATGTTGGTCAAGATATTGAAAGTCAAATCAATGGCGCTTTTGATGAGATGGAACGTCGTTTGGGCTTAGTTGGCTTATCCTTAGAAGCTGTCGTTCAGATGGATTGTCTGTTTCGAGACGTTTGGAATGTGCCTGTCATGGAAAAGATTATGAAAGAGCGCTTTAATGGCAAATACCCAGCTCGCAAATCTATCCAAACTGAATTTGCTCATCATGGTGGACCAGAAGGCTTGCTGTTCCAAGTAGATGGTGTGGCTTATTCCAAGCATATTCCTATCACTTAA
- the pbp2a gene encoding penicillin-binding protein PBP2A: protein MTFLELLQKKFFPRKYQEKQALKEKQAQLVDQNTDQSQDRQVNHDSATSQGAAFQRSKSYETNKKKQPVWLQKLETILPSPQNPIRRFWRRYHIGKILIIVIGTLVLALGSYLFYLSKTAKVSDLQDALKATTVIYDHKGEYAGSLSGQKGRYVELDAISDDLENAVIATEDRTFYSNNGINLKRFLLAVVTAGRFGGGSTITQQLAKNAYLSQDQTIKRKAREFFLALELTKKYSKKDILTMYLNNSYFGNGVWGVEDASQKYFGTTASNLTLDEAATLAGMLKGPEIYNPYYSLENATHRRDTVLGAMVDAGKISQAQANEAKTVGMGNRLADTYVGKSDDYQYPSYFDAVINEAISTYSISEKDIVNNGYKIYTELDQNYQTGMQTTFNNDNLFPVSAYDGSSAQAASVALDPKTGAVRGLIGRINSSENPTFRSFNYATQAKRSPASTIKPLVVYAPAVAAGWSIEKELPNTVQDFEGYQPHNYGNYESEDVPMYQALANSYNIPAVSTLNDIGIDKAFTYGKKFGLNMTSAKKELGVALGGSVTTNPLEMAQAYAAFANNGVIHPAHLITRIENARGEVVKAFTDKAKRVISQSVADKMTSMMLGTFSNGTAVNANVYGYTLAGKTGTTETSFNPDLAGDQWVIGYTPDVVISQWVGFNQTDENHYLTDSSAGTASAIFSTQASYILPYTKGSQFHVDNAYAQNGIAAVYGVNETGSETGIDSQSIIDGLRKSAEEASKSLSDAVDQSGLRDKAQSLWNSIVDYFR, encoded by the coding sequence ATGACATTTCTAGAACTTTTACAAAAGAAATTTTTTCCTAGAAAATATCAGGAAAAACAAGCCTTAAAAGAAAAACAAGCACAGCTAGTTGACCAAAACACGGATCAGTCTCAAGATAGGCAAGTGAATCATGATTCAGCCACTAGTCAGGGTGCTGCTTTCCAACGCAGCAAGTCTTATGAGACTAATAAAAAGAAACAGCCGGTCTGGTTGCAAAAACTGGAGACTATTTTGCCCTCACCGCAAAATCCTATTCGCCGTTTCTGGCGCCGTTATCACATTGGTAAAATCTTAATCATTGTCATTGGGACATTGGTCTTGGCTTTAGGTTCTTACCTTTTTTACCTCTCAAAAACAGCTAAAGTATCTGACCTGCAAGATGCCTTAAAGGCTACGACGGTGATTTACGACCATAAGGGGGAGTACGCGGGTAGTCTATCTGGGCAAAAAGGAAGATATGTGGAATTAGACGCCATCTCAGATGACCTCGAAAATGCGGTTATCGCCACGGAGGACAGGACCTTTTATAGCAATAACGGGATTAATCTTAAACGATTCTTGCTGGCGGTTGTTACTGCAGGTCGATTTGGAGGTGGCTCAACTATTACCCAGCAGTTGGCTAAAAATGCCTACTTGTCACAAGATCAGACCATTAAGCGCAAGGCGAGAGAATTTTTTCTAGCCTTGGAATTAACCAAAAAATACAGCAAAAAAGATATTCTTACCATGTATCTCAACAATTCCTATTTTGGAAATGGCGTCTGGGGTGTCGAAGATGCTAGTCAAAAGTATTTCGGAACCACAGCTTCTAATTTGACCTTGGACGAGGCTGCCACCTTAGCTGGTATGCTCAAGGGACCTGAAATTTACAACCCTTATTATTCTCTCGAAAACGCGACCCATCGCAGGGACACTGTTCTAGGAGCTATGGTTGACGCAGGTAAAATCAGTCAAGCACAAGCTAATGAAGCCAAAACTGTCGGTATGGGGAATCGCTTAGCAGATACCTATGTTGGTAAATCAGATGATTACCAGTACCCGTCTTATTTTGACGCTGTGATTAACGAAGCCATCTCAACCTATAGCATTTCTGAAAAAGATATTGTTAATAATGGTTACAAGATTTATACTGAGCTGGATCAGAACTACCAAACAGGAATGCAGACCACTTTTAACAATGACAATTTATTTCCGGTCTCTGCCTATGATGGCAGTTCTGCCCAAGCAGCCAGCGTTGCCCTTGATCCTAAAACAGGTGCCGTTAGAGGACTCATTGGACGCATAAATAGCAGTGAAAACCCAACTTTCAGAAGTTTTAATTATGCCACCCAAGCCAAACGTAGTCCGGCTTCAACCATTAAACCCCTTGTGGTTTATGCGCCCGCAGTGGCTGCTGGTTGGTCTATTGAAAAAGAACTGCCCAATACGGTTCAAGATTTTGAGGGTTACCAGCCTCATAATTACGGCAACTACGAGTCAGAAGATGTGCCCATGTATCAAGCACTAGCTAATTCCTATAATATCCCAGCCGTGTCCACACTCAATGATATTGGAATTGACAAAGCCTTTACCTACGGGAAAAAATTTGGTCTGAACATGACCTCTGCCAAAAAAGAGTTGGGAGTGGCTCTCGGTGGTAGTGTAACCACCAACCCACTTGAAATGGCTCAGGCTTACGCTGCCTTTGCCAACAATGGTGTCATTCACCCTGCTCATCTTATCACTCGGATTGAAAATGCTAGAGGTGAGGTAGTCAAAGCTTTCACCGACAAGGCTAAACGCGTGATTAGCCAGTCAGTTGCTGACAAGATGACCAGCATGATGCTAGGAACCTTCTCAAATGGAACAGCGGTTAATGCCAATGTCTATGGTTATACCTTGGCTGGAAAAACAGGGACTACTGAAACTAGCTTCAATCCAGATTTAGCAGGAGACCAGTGGGTTATTGGCTACACCCCAGATGTGGTCATTAGCCAGTGGGTTGGGTTTAACCAGACAGATGAAAATCACTACCTGACGGATTCCAGCGCAGGAACAGCTTCCGCTATTTTCAGTACTCAGGCTTCATATATCCTGCCTTACACCAAAGGTAGTCAGTTTCATGTGGATAATGCTTACGCCCAAAATGGAATTGCAGCTGTCTATGGGGTAAATGAAACAGGTAGTGAAACGGGGATTGATTCCCAATCTATTATCGACGGCTTGAGAAAATCAGCCGAGGAGGCCTCAAAATCCTTATCAGACGCAGTAGATCAATCGGGCTTGCGCGACAAAGCTCAGTCCCTCTGGAACAGCATTGTAGACTATTTCAGATAG
- the rpmG gene encoding 50S ribosomal protein L33 has product MAQKKASLACVDCGSRNYSIGVSSTPKPTRLEVNKFCKYCKKYTLHKETR; this is encoded by the coding sequence ATGGCACAGAAAAAAGCAAGCCTAGCGTGTGTCGACTGTGGCAGCCGCAACTACTCTATCGGAGTAAGCAGCACGCCAAAACCAACACGTCTAGAAGTAAACAAGTTTTGCAAGTATTGCAAAAAGTATACCTTACACAAAGAAACACGTTAA
- the secE gene encoding preprotein translocase subunit SecE: MGFISGIFKVLKDTTWPDRKQRWKDFISVLEYTAFFTVIIYIFDHLLSKGVLSLINFF; the protein is encoded by the coding sequence ATGGGATTCATTAGTGGGATTTTTAAAGTCTTAAAAGACACAACATGGCCAGATCGTAAGCAGCGTTGGAAAGATTTTATCTCAGTTCTTGAGTACACAGCTTTCTTTACGGTGATTATCTATATCTTTGACCACTTGTTGTCAAAAGGCGTATTATCATTGATCAATTTCTTCTAA
- the nusG gene encoding transcription termination/antitermination protein NusG, which produces MLDSFDKGWFVLQTYSGYENKVKENLLQRAQTYNMLDNILRVEIPTQTVNVEKNGQIKEIEENRFPGYVLVEMVMTDEAWFVVRNTPNVTGFVGSHGNRSKPTPLLEEEIRAILLSMGQTIDVFDTNIKEGDVVQIIDGAFMAQEGRVVEIENNKVKLMLNMFGSETVAEVELYQLAEL; this is translated from the coding sequence ATGCTAGATTCTTTTGACAAGGGGTGGTTCGTCCTCCAAACTTATTCAGGCTACGAAAACAAAGTGAAGGAAAATCTTTTACAACGTGCTCAAACGTATAACATGTTGGATAATATCTTGCGTGTGGAAATTCCAACACAAACCGTTAACGTGGAAAAAAATGGTCAAATCAAAGAAATCGAAGAAAATCGCTTCCCAGGTTATGTTTTGGTAGAAATGGTCATGACTGATGAAGCTTGGTTTGTTGTGCGTAACACGCCAAACGTTACAGGATTCGTGGGCTCACACGGAAACCGTTCTAAACCAACGCCACTTCTTGAAGAAGAAATTCGTGCCATCTTATTGTCTATGGGCCAAACCATTGATGTCTTTGATACCAATATCAAAGAAGGCGATGTGGTTCAAATCATTGACGGTGCCTTTATGGCACAAGAGGGCCGTGTGGTTGAAATTGAAAACAACAAAGTTAAACTCATGTTGAACATGTTTGGCTCTGAAACAGTAGCCGAAGTGGAACTTTATCAACTTGCAGAATTGTAA
- a CDS encoding YSIRK-type signal peptide-containing protein (The YSIRK form of extended signal peptide directs nascent proteins to the cross-wall site, while signal peptides lacking YSIRK direct proteins instead to the cell pole. A large fraction of YSIRK proteins are surface proteins anchored by sortase-mediated processing of a C-terminal LPXTG motif.), with protein sequence MEKAKQMKYHLRKSAFGLAAVSASAQVKTRAQTKTA encoded by the coding sequence ATGGAAAAAGCCAAACAAATGAAGTATCACTTGAGAAAATCAGCATTTGGCTTAGCAGCTGTCTCAGCTTCTGCACAAGTTAAGACAAGAGCGCAAACAAAAACTGCATAA
- the leuS gene encoding leucine--tRNA ligase, which yields MTFYDHKAIEPKWQAFWADNHTFKTGTDASKPKFYALDMFPYPSGAGLHVGHPEGYTATDILSRFKRAQGYNVLHPMGWDAFGLPAEQYAMDTGNDPAVFTAENIANFKRQINSLGFSYDWDREVNTTDPHYYKWTQWIFTKLYEKGLAYEAEVPVNWVEELGTAIANEEVLPDGTSERGGYPVVRKPMRQWMLKITAYAERLLEDLEEVDWPESIKDMQRNWIGKSTGANVTFKVKGSDKDFTVFTTRPDTLFGATYAVLAPEHALVDAITSPEQAEAVAEYKRQASLKSDLARTDLAKEKTGVWTGSYAINPVNGKEMPIWIADYVLASYGTGAIMAVPAHDERDWEFAKQFDLEIIPVLEGGHVAEAAYTEDGPHINSDFLDGLDKADAIAKMVAWLEDKEVGNEKVTYRLRDWLFSRQRYWGEPIPIIHWEDGTSTAVPENELPLVLPATSDIRPSGTGESPLANLTDWLEVTREDGVKGRRETNTMPQWAGSSWYYLRYIDPNNDQALADPDLLKQWLPVDIYVGGAEHAVLHLLYARFWHKVLYDLGVVPTKEPFQKLFNQGMILGTSYRDHRGALVATDKVEKRDGSFFHIETGEELEQAPAKMSKSLKNVVNPDDVVEQYGADTLRVYEMFMGPLDASIAWSEEGLEGSRKFLDRVYRLVTTKEIVAENSGALDKIYNETVKAVTEQIETMKFNTAIAQLMIFVNAANKEDQLFVDYAKGFVQLLAPFAPHLGEELWQTLTQSEESIAHVAWPIWDDSKLVENEVEIVVQIKGKVKAKLVVAKDLTKEDLEATALANEKVQAEIAGKEIVKVIAVPNKLVNIVVK from the coding sequence ATGACATTTTACGATCATAAAGCCATTGAGCCCAAATGGCAGGCTTTCTGGGCTGATAATCACACGTTTAAGACAGGAACGGACGCTTCAAAACCTAAGTTTTATGCGTTAGATATGTTTCCTTACCCTTCAGGAGCTGGTCTTCATGTCGGACACCCAGAAGGGTATACTGCAACAGATATTTTGAGTCGTTTTAAACGTGCCCAAGGGTACAATGTCTTGCACCCAATGGGGTGGGATGCCTTTGGTTTACCTGCTGAACAGTACGCTATGGATACGGGGAATGATCCAGCGGTATTTACTGCTGAAAACATTGCTAACTTCAAACGTCAAATCAATTCCCTTGGCTTTTCTTATGATTGGGATCGTGAAGTCAACACAACGGATCCACATTATTACAAATGGACCCAGTGGATCTTTACCAAATTGTATGAAAAGGGCTTAGCCTATGAAGCAGAGGTTCCAGTTAACTGGGTAGAAGAATTGGGAACAGCGATTGCCAATGAGGAAGTCCTACCTGATGGGACTTCTGAGCGTGGTGGCTACCCTGTTGTCCGCAAACCGATGCGCCAATGGATGCTTAAAATCACAGCCTATGCGGAACGTCTTTTGGAAGACTTAGAAGAGGTGGACTGGCCAGAATCTATCAAGGACATGCAACGTAACTGGATTGGCAAGTCAACGGGTGCCAATGTGACCTTCAAAGTTAAAGGTAGTGACAAGGACTTTACCGTCTTTACCACACGCCCTGATACCTTGTTTGGAGCAACCTACGCTGTTTTAGCACCAGAGCATGCCCTTGTCGACGCTATTACTAGCCCAGAGCAAGCAGAAGCCGTGGCAGAATACAAACGCCAAGCGAGCTTGAAATCTGATTTGGCTCGTACAGATCTTGCTAAGGAAAAAACAGGCGTCTGGACGGGTAGTTATGCTATTAACCCAGTCAATGGCAAAGAAATGCCAATCTGGATTGCTGATTACGTGCTAGCAAGTTATGGGACAGGTGCTATTATGGCTGTACCTGCACATGATGAACGCGATTGGGAATTTGCTAAACAATTTGACCTTGAGATTATTCCAGTGCTTGAGGGTGGTCATGTGGCAGAAGCTGCTTACACTGAAGACGGTCCCCACATTAATTCAGACTTCTTAGATGGTTTAGACAAGGCTGACGCGATTGCTAAAATGGTGGCTTGGCTTGAAGACAAGGAAGTTGGAAATGAAAAAGTCACCTACCGTTTACGTGACTGGCTCTTTAGCCGCCAACGTTATTGGGGTGAGCCGATTCCAATTATCCACTGGGAAGATGGCACATCAACAGCTGTTCCTGAAAATGAATTGCCGCTTGTCTTGCCAGCAACCTCAGATATTCGCCCTTCAGGTACAGGTGAGTCACCGCTAGCTAACTTGACTGATTGGTTAGAAGTGACCCGCGAAGATGGTGTTAAGGGTCGTCGTGAGACCAATACCATGCCACAATGGGCGGGCTCAAGTTGGTATTATTTGCGCTACATTGACCCTAATAACGATCAAGCTTTGGCAGATCCAGACTTGTTGAAACAATGGTTGCCAGTTGATATTTACGTGGGTGGTGCGGAACACGCGGTGCTTCACCTCCTTTACGCTCGTTTCTGGCATAAAGTCCTTTACGATTTAGGTGTTGTCCCAACCAAGGAGCCATTCCAAAAACTCTTTAACCAAGGAATGATTTTGGGAACGAGCTACCGCGACCACCGTGGTGCCCTTGTGGCGACTGACAAAGTAGAAAAACGTGATGGCAGTTTCTTCCATATTGAAACGGGTGAGGAGCTTGAGCAAGCACCAGCGAAAATGTCTAAGTCACTGAAAAACGTTGTCAATCCTGATGATGTGGTTGAGCAATACGGTGCGGATACCTTGCGTGTTTACGAAATGTTCATGGGGCCACTAGATGCGTCAATCGCTTGGAGCGAAGAAGGCTTAGAAGGTTCTCGTAAGTTCCTTGACCGTGTTTACCGCTTGGTAACGACTAAGGAGATTGTGGCTGAAAATAGCGGAGCTCTGGACAAGATTTACAACGAAACTGTCAAAGCCGTTACTGAACAAATTGAGACCATGAAGTTCAATACTGCCATTGCTCAATTGATGATTTTTGTCAATGCAGCTAATAAAGAAGACCAGTTGTTTGTGGATTATGCCAAAGGCTTTGTACAATTGCTTGCTCCATTTGCGCCACACTTGGGTGAAGAATTATGGCAAACCTTGACCCAATCAGAGGAGTCCATTGCTCATGTGGCTTGGCCAATTTGGGATGACTCAAAATTGGTTGAAAATGAGGTGGAAATCGTTGTCCAAATCAAAGGAAAAGTCAAAGCAAAATTAGTGGTTGCTAAAGACCTCACTAAGGAAGACTTAGAAGCTACAGCCCTTGCTAACGAGAAAGTACAGGCTGAAATTGCTGGCAAAGAGATTGTTAAAGTGATTGCTGTTCCTAACAAACTTGTTAATATCGTGGTAAAGTAA
- a CDS encoding PTS sugar transporter subunit IIC, giving the protein MEMFLAPLNWFSQNILQNPAFFVGLLVLIGYLLLKKPIYEVFAGFVKATVGYLILNVGAGGLVTTFRPILVALAKKFELKAAVIDPYFGLAAANTKLEEMGFISVATTALLIGFGVNILLVALRKVTKVRTLFITGHIMVQQAATISVFVLLLIPQFQNAFGAWAVGIICGLYWAISSNMTVEATQRLTGGGGFAIGHQQQFAIWFVDKVAPFFGKKEENLDNLKLPTFLNIFHDTVVASATLMLVFFGAILAVLGPDIMSNVDLIGPGAFNPAKQAFFMYILQTSLTFSVYLFILMQGVRMFVSELTNAFQGISSKLLPGSFPAVDVAASYGFGSSNAVLSGFAFGLIGQLITIALLVIFKNPILIITGFVPVFFDNAAIAVYADKRGGWKAAVALSFISGILQVSLGAVAVGLLGLTGGYHGNIDLVLPWLPFGYLFKFLGIAGYVLVCLFLLAIPQLQFAKAKDKEAYYRGEAQ; this is encoded by the coding sequence ATGGAAATGTTTCTAGCTCCCCTAAACTGGTTCTCGCAAAATATTTTGCAAAACCCAGCTTTCTTCGTAGGTCTTCTGGTTTTAATCGGGTATTTACTCCTTAAAAAACCAATTTATGAAGTCTTTGCCGGTTTTGTCAAGGCAACAGTTGGTTATTTGATTTTGAACGTTGGTGCAGGTGGTCTGGTAACGACTTTTCGTCCCATCTTGGTTGCCCTTGCTAAGAAATTTGAGTTGAAAGCAGCTGTTATCGATCCTTACTTTGGTCTTGCTGCTGCCAATACAAAATTGGAAGAGATGGGCTTCATTAGTGTTGCCACAACCGCTCTCTTGATTGGTTTTGGGGTCAATATTCTCCTCGTTGCCCTACGTAAGGTCACAAAAGTGCGTACCCTTTTCATTACTGGTCATATCATGGTACAACAAGCAGCAACCATTTCTGTCTTTGTCCTCTTATTAATCCCTCAATTCCAAAATGCTTTTGGGGCATGGGCAGTTGGTATCATTTGTGGACTTTACTGGGCGATTAGTTCTAACATGACGGTTGAAGCAACCCAACGTCTCACAGGTGGCGGTGGGTTCGCGATTGGTCACCAACAACAATTTGCCATTTGGTTTGTGGATAAGGTTGCACCGTTCTTTGGCAAAAAAGAAGAAAACCTTGACAACCTAAAATTACCAACCTTTTTAAATATTTTCCACGATACTGTTGTTGCGTCCGCAACCTTGATGTTAGTCTTCTTTGGAGCTATCTTGGCTGTCCTTGGTCCAGACATCATGTCTAATGTGGACTTGATTGGACCTGGAGCGTTCAACCCAGCTAAGCAAGCCTTCTTCATGTATATTCTGCAAACATCACTCACCTTCTCAGTTTACCTCTTCATTTTGATGCAAGGTGTGCGTATGTTCGTTTCTGAATTGACCAATGCCTTCCAAGGGATCTCAAGCAAATTGCTTCCAGGGTCATTCCCAGCGGTTGACGTTGCAGCTTCTTATGGTTTTGGCTCTTCAAATGCGGTTCTTTCAGGATTTGCTTTTGGTTTGATTGGTCAATTGATCACGATTGCTCTTCTTGTTATCTTTAAAAACCCAATCTTAATTATCACAGGGTTCGTTCCAGTATTCTTTGATAATGCGGCGATTGCGGTTTACGCTGATAAACGTGGTGGTTGGAAAGCTGCAGTTGCTCTTTCCTTTATCTCAGGGATTTTACAAGTTTCTCTTGGTGCGGTAGCTGTTGGTTTATTAGGTCTTACAGGTGGTTACCACGGTAACATCGACTTGGTTCTTCCATGGTTGCCATTTGGTTACCTCTTCAAATTCCTTGGTATTGCAGGTTATGTGCTTGTCTGCCTCTTCTTACTTGCCATTCCACAATTACAATTTGCTAAAGCTAAGGACAAAGAGGCTTACTACCGTGGGGAAGCTCAATAA
- a CDS encoding PTS sugar transporter subunit IIB codes for MVKVLTACGNGMGSSMVIKMKVENALRQLGVTDIQSASCSVGEAKGLASGYDIVVASNHLIHELDGRTKGHLVGLDNLMDDNEIKAKLQEVL; via the coding sequence ATGGTTAAAGTCTTAACAGCATGCGGCAATGGCATGGGATCATCTATGGTCATTAAAATGAAAGTTGAAAATGCTCTTCGTCAACTTGGAGTGACTGATATTCAATCAGCTTCTTGCTCAGTTGGTGAAGCTAAAGGCCTAGCTTCTGGTTATGACATTGTAGTGGCTTCAAACCACTTGATCCATGAACTTGATGGTCGTACCAAAGGTCACTTGGTTGGGCTTGATAACCTGATGGACGACAATGAAATCAAAGCCAAATTACAAGAAGTGCTGTAA
- a CDS encoding PTS sugar transporter subunit IIA: MNLKQAFIENDSIRLGLSADTWQEAVQLAVQPLIDSGAVTSAYYDAIIASTEKYGPYYVLMPGMAMPHAEAGRGVNRNAFALVTLTKPVTFSDGKEVSVLLTLAATDPSIHTTVAIPQIVALFELDNAIERLVACQSSEEVLAMVEESKTSPYLDGLDLDS; this comes from the coding sequence ATGAATTTAAAACAGGCTTTTATTGAGAACGACTCCATTCGTTTAGGACTAAGTGCTGATACTTGGCAGGAAGCTGTTCAATTAGCTGTTCAACCTTTGATTGATAGCGGAGCGGTGACGTCAGCTTACTATGATGCCATTATTGCCTCAACAGAAAAATATGGTCCTTATTACGTTTTGATGCCAGGCATGGCAATGCCTCACGCAGAAGCAGGTCGTGGGGTCAACCGTAACGCTTTTGCTTTGGTTACACTGACAAAACCAGTAACCTTCTCAGATGGTAAAGAGGTTTCTGTTCTCTTGACGTTGGCGGCCACAGACCCTTCTATTCACACGACGGTAGCTATCCCACAAATTGTGGCCTTGTTTGAACTAGACAATGCCATTGAACGCTTAGTGGCTTGCCAAAGTTCAGAAGAAGTGCTGGCAATGGTAGAAGAATCAAAAACCAGTCCTTACTTAGACGGTTTGGATTTGGACTCTTAA
- a CDS encoding 3-keto-L-gulonate-6-phosphate decarboxylase UlaD produces MTHVPNLQVALDHSDLQGAVKAAVAVGHEVDVIEAGTVCLLQVGSELVEVLRSLFPEKIIVADTKCADAGGTVAKNNAKRGADWMTCICCATIPTMAAALKAIKEERGDRGEIQIELYGDWTYEQAQLWLDAGISQAIYHQSRDALLAGETWGEKDLNKVKKLIDMGFRVSVTGGLDVDTLKLFEGLDVFTFIAGRGITEAEDPAAAARAFKDEIKRIWG; encoded by the coding sequence ATGACACATGTTCCAAATTTACAAGTTGCTTTAGACCATTCTGACTTACAGGGGGCTGTTAAAGCAGCCGTTGCTGTTGGTCACGAAGTAGATGTGATTGAAGCTGGTACAGTTTGTTTGCTTCAAGTGGGAAGCGAATTGGTTGAGGTGTTGCGCAGCCTTTTCCCAGAAAAAATCATCGTGGCAGATACAAAATGTGCTGATGCTGGTGGTACTGTTGCCAAAAACAATGCTAAGCGCGGTGCTGATTGGATGACTTGTATCTGCTGTGCGACTATTCCAACCATGGCAGCAGCCCTCAAGGCTATTAAAGAAGAGCGCGGTGACCGTGGGGAAATCCAAATCGAATTGTATGGCGATTGGACTTATGAGCAAGCTCAATTATGGCTTGACGCTGGGATTTCTCAGGCGATTTACCACCAATCGCGTGATGCCCTTCTTGCTGGCGAAACTTGGGGTGAAAAAGACCTTAACAAGGTGAAAAAATTGATTGACATGGGCTTTCGTGTGTCAGTGACAGGCGGACTCGATGTGGATACCTTGAAACTCTTTGAAGGGCTTGATGTCTTTACATTTATTGCAGGACGTGGTATAACTGAGGCAGAAGATCCTGCTGCAGCGGCGCGTGCATTCAAAGACGAAATCAAACGTATTTGGGGGTAA
- a CDS encoding L-ribulose-5-phosphate 3-epimerase, with product MARPIGIYEKATPKQFTWRERLQFAKDLGFDFVEMSVDESDARLARLEWTKEERLDLVKAIYETGIRIPTICFSGHRRYPLGSNDPVIEAKSLELMKQCIELAQDLGVRTIQLAGYDVYYEEKSPETRARFIKNLRQSCDWAEQAQVMLSIEIMDDPFINSIEKYLAVEKEIDSPYLFVYPDTGNVSAWHNDLWSEFYNGHKSIAALHLKDTYAVTETSKGQFRDVPFGQGCVDWEEMFAVIKKTNYNGPFLIEMWSENCETVEETRAAIKEAQNFLYPLIEKAGLK from the coding sequence ATGGCGCGTCCTATTGGTATTTATGAAAAAGCTACGCCAAAACAGTTTACTTGGCGTGAGCGTTTGCAATTTGCAAAAGACTTAGGTTTTGATTTTGTGGAAATGTCTGTCGATGAATCAGATGCTCGCTTAGCTCGCTTAGAGTGGACTAAGGAAGAGCGACTTGATTTAGTGAAAGCCATTTATGAAACTGGCATTCGCATCCCAACCATTTGTTTTTCTGGCCACAGACGTTACCCACTAGGCTCAAACGATCCTGTTATTGAAGCCAAGTCTCTTGAACTGATGAAACAATGTATTGAATTGGCGCAGGACCTAGGCGTTCGTACCATTCAATTAGCTGGTTACGACGTTTATTATGAAGAAAAATCGCCTGAAACCCGTGCTCGTTTTATCAAAAATTTAAGACAATCCTGTGATTGGGCAGAACAAGCCCAAGTCATGCTTTCTATTGAGATTATGGATGATCCTTTTATCAACTCCATTGAAAAATACTTGGCTGTTGAAAAGGAAATTGACTCTCCCTATCTCTTTGTTTACCCTGACACAGGGAATGTTTCTGCCTGGCACAATGACCTGTGGAGTGAATTTTACAATGGCCACAAATCCATTGCAGCCCTCCACTTGAAAGACACCTATGCTGTTACGGAAACCTCAAAAGGTCAGTTCCGTGATGTGCCATTCGGTCAAGGTTGTGTGGACTGGGAAGAAATGTTTGCTGTTATCAAGAAAACTAACTACAATGGTCCTTTCTTGATTGAAATGTGGTCAGAAAACTGTGAAACGGTGGAGGAAACAAGGGCTGCTATCAAAGAAGCTCAGAACTTTCTTTACCCACTCATTGAGAAAGCGGGGTTGAAGTAA